The window CGTGATGAGTTCGACTGCAGAATCAAGCCCTGCTAAGAAACCTGCAATAGATACCTCAAACAATGCCGGAACAAATGAGAAGAATGAATAGTTTTAGCCCTATGCTTATATGTTGCCTTCAACTATTTTGCTGCGTCtatgtttcattttatggACTGGACTCCCTTAAGATAATGTAATTCGGCTTCTGATTTAAGGTTTGCAGATTTCATGTCCGGCTATAAAAAGAAATCTACCTTATGGTTTCATATCTATCCTTCTGTTacgtttaattttaatgaccTAGTCGGTTAATGGTAGCCTAAACACATTGCTAAACCGATAAGGGCATTAGCAGCATTGTCCTTTGAACCCAGTCCTCAAAATCCATCAGTATTGTCCTTTAAAACCGGTCCTCAAAATCCATCGCAACCCATTTTTATCCTTTTAAATCTTGCCCCAATACATGCAAGAGAGTCGGCCCCAAAATCCACCACTATCTATTCTCCATTTtccatttgttattttattttcaatttagaaAGCAAATGGAGTAACATTTTAGCTATAGAACGTTTTTCCCATTAATCTTTCGAAATAAGCTACTGCTATTCTTCTTGGCATTCAAGGTCAGAAGAGTACCAAGTCCAATTCTGAGGGATGCAGTAGGGGgagtttatataaatttttttatatgatagTAGTGctatcaataaatcaaaaagaGTCAAATGGttagaaaatttcaataatttccGTTGGTTCATTAAGTTTTTACAGGACTCTGTGGCCCAATGGATAAGGCGCTGGTCTACGGAACCAGAGATTCTGGGTTCGATCCCCAGCAGAGTCGTCtaaatgattttagttttaaatgattttttgtatgttttcttCAGTACAGTCTCCTTCGAAATACTGCCACCATATCCACATTTATTACTCCACAAAAAAGTGATGAAATATGTGATTGGTAAAGTGAGTCTAATGAAATAATCAATATGGaactcaaaatttatttagttatctTTTTAACATAGGTTAAGTTCACTGGATAAAGTCAAATGAATAATCTATGTGAATATCAAGAAACATATTTCCAAAATAAGGTTACAGTATTGGatagaaaaatttataaatatattaatttgatataaaagtaaaataaatgaatgaaatgcATATTATGTGTTACTTTAAAACTCCAAGTGAAACTCCAAATATAAAACGCTTGATATTCTCAGGAGAACAGAGTATAAAATGAACTATCAAGAAAACATATTTCGAACAAAACAACTGCATGTTATATTGATATGGAAagaattatactccctctgttccataatagtggagtcattttgccattttggtatgttctatagtagtggagtcatttcccAAAGTAACACATTTCTTATCACTTTactccctcttactttattctctattcattttttttcttttctacattattctttatttagttaattcatttaacacaatttttcttaattcttgtGCCGAAAAAAATGCTttcactactatggaacaCGACATAggagaaatattaaattctgTTTAAGCCATAATTACCCAATAAGACATGTAGAAACGTTTTTAAGAAAGGCTAAATAATATcaagtttatgatatttttaagtttaattaactttaaatttatttaaaattataaaatttgatcaaagttTGTACTATTACcaattgttatttttgtagtattattGAAATCTTTACGTACAAAACTTCAATACTGTTGTTGTTTAAGAGACGTGTCTTGTTCCACACCACCACAAAATACAAGTACTGTACAACTCTAGACGGCAACTAAGTGTAGTACCTTTGACCTTTTTGTTTCACAAACTCCACCGTCCCGTCCCGCCATGGCTTCAACCTCCAGCGCCACCACCATTCCCCAATTCCGCTCCTCATCTTTCCACTCTCATCCCCACCCGCCGCTCTTCGTCAATTTCTCCTCACACTGTCAGAAGACTGATCTCCGCCGTCACAGGATTTTCTGCCAAAACAATTCCGATCCATCCCCAACGGAGGTACGCCTGATTTTGTCTCTCGCTAGCTGACCAACACCGATTATTTCGCTAAGATAACCAATTTTGTGTAGGAGAAGCCTGAATCTACAATTGATGCCGTAGCGACAGAAACGACCTCGTCGGCTGGCGCTGGATTGCCGGCCTATCCAACTAAGGATCTCAACCGCCGAGTCGCGGTGGCTTCTGTGCTTGGGGCTGTTGGATTGTTCGCCTCTGCGCGATTGGACTTTGGCGGCACATCATTGAAGGATCTCTCCGCTTTAGCATTGCCCTATGAAGAGGTCTATTCCTATTTTCTATCCTACTCCTCTAACAAATAATCGCTGCTTCTTAGGTTTAGCAACATATTGCTCCATGTATTGATGACTTCTTGAGATTCATTGTGtttcttcttttaattttatgagcGCGTTTGCTCGTGAGGATTAAGATagataaatagtagtaatccATAGTAATTTACTACTAAGATGGATTGGAACTTTGGGATATGGTAATCTCTCTCATTTCAGCTAATTTGGTTTGATTCATATCCCATTGGAATGTTGGGATTGGAGAAATCCTAGTATTGAGGATACAAATACTCAATCATGCATCTTATGTTAATCATGATAAATAAATGCACCCTAATTTGGTTCATGAGTCATGACTCTAGCATCATGACTGATGGGATTAGATGTATTCAAATATCTTCAGGAATTAGTAATAATTCACTCTTTTAAGTGAGTAGCTGCACTTGAAGCTTCGACTCATGAGTTTGCAACCAATCACCTTTTGCTTTTGCCTATCTCTGTACAGGCTCTTTCAAATGGCAAACCCACTGTTGTTGAGTTCTATGCAGATTGGTGTGAAGTATGTCGTGAGTTAGCACCGGATGTCTACAAAGTTAAACAACAGTTTAAGTAAGTATCTTAAGGCTCCTACATGTTATGTTTTGGCACATCACAATTGTTTATGAATGCATATGTGTGGTGTATGTGTATCTTAACCATCCGATTGTTTTTCTAACCTACTGTTTATATGTATCTTTCACCATTTAAATTGTTTGCTGTTTGATGtactagttttttattttaaatttaacgTCTTTGATGCCTGTGTTGTTTGTTGTTCCTTTACCTTCAGAATTTGGTAAAAATTATGGCATAAATGTGGTGATTCTGAGAAAGGTCTTTTCAGCCTCAGCATATTATGTTTTCATGAGATAAGAAATCACTCAGGTTATTGAATTTTCAGTCCTTGGTTACATTGACACCTGGCCTCTTAATTTGTGTGAATGACTGCATCCAAGTATGATAGTTCAAACATGTTCATTTCATATATGGAGTTGGATGGCAACTCATGgtaatttttctattaaaGTTACTCCTGCTCTAACTTGTGGCTGCTGCTATTAGGGACAAAGTGAATTTTGTTATGTTGAACGTTGATAATACAAAGTGGGAACAAGAGCTTGATGAATTCGGTGTTGAGGGTATTCCCCATTTTGCATTTCTGGACAAAGATGGTAATGAAGAAGGGAATGTGGTAGGCCGCCTCCCACGACAATACCTGCTTGAAAATGTTGATGCCCTGGCTCGGGGAGAAGCAAATGTGCCTCATGCTCGTGTTGTAGGACAATATTCAAGTACTGAAGGAAGAAGAGTTCATCAAGTTGTCGATCCTAG is drawn from Salvia hispanica cultivar TCC Black 2014 chromosome 6, UniMelb_Shisp_WGS_1.0, whole genome shotgun sequence and contains these coding sequences:
- the LOC125192448 gene encoding thioredoxin-like protein HCF164, chloroplastic translates to MASTSSATTIPQFRSSSFHSHPHPPLFVNFSSHCQKTDLRRHRIFCQNNSDPSPTEEKPESTIDAVATETTSSAGAGLPAYPTKDLNRRVAVASVLGAVGLFASARLDFGGTSLKDLSALALPYEEALSNGKPTVVEFYADWCEVCRELAPDVYKVKQQFKDKVNFVMLNVDNTKWEQELDEFGVEGIPHFAFLDKDGNEEGNVVGRLPRQYLLENVDALARGEANVPHARVVGQYSSTEGRRVHQVVDPRSHG